In the genome of candidate division WOR-3 bacterium, the window AATTGTATTCCCTTGCTAAAACAAATTTACTACACCTGCAATGAATTCTTCACCAGAACTGGCTCTTCACTTGAAGAAATAGAAAGTTTAAGTAAAGAGATCAGGAGTTCCGCTGAAGACCTTTCTTCTGCTTCTGAAGAGATGAACGCATCTCTTGAAGAAGTTTCTTCCACCGTCCAGCATATTGCCAAAGGAGCCCAGGACCAATCAGAGGCAATCACATCAATCGCACACTCTATTGAAGAACTTGATAATCTTACGACATCAATCTCTTCCCAGGTAAAAATGGCAAATGTGTCTTCAAGAAGAACAACGGAATCAGCTAAAAAAGGAATGGAATTTACAGTCCAGCAGGCAAAAATTCTTAAAGATATCTTTGAACAAACAAAATTAACTGAGGAAAAAATGGCAAAACTGCGGGATCAGGCTACAGAGATTAAAAAAATTGTTGATATTATTCAAGGAATTACAGAACAAACCGACCTCCTTGCTTTGAACGCAGCAATTGAAGCAGCCAGGGTGGGCGAACAGGGAAAGGGTTTTGCAGTTGTTGCGGATGAAATCAGAAATCTTGCAAATGAAACTCAACGTTCTTCAACAACGGTAGAAAATCTAATTAATGAAATAAATAGAACAACCGAAGAACTCAATAATCTTCTAAACCTTGAGCGAGGAAAAATAGATGAAGCAAACATATCTGCAAGTCAAACTGAAGAAGAATTTACTGGCATTGTTAAGGCAGTAAATCTGGTTACCGATATGATAGGTAGAATAAATGATGCAGCTGCAAACCAGTTAACCCATACGAAGGAATTGGTTAAAAAAGTAGAACAGGTTGCCCAGGTTGCAGCTGATACTGCTGCGGCAACCGAAGAAGTCTCGGCAGCAGTAGAACAACAAACCGCTTCAATGGAACAGTTTACTTCTACTGCCCAAATACTTTCGCAGGTTGTCTCAAAATTGAATGAAATAATCAATCAATTGAAAAAGTGAACTATTATCTCTATTATCAGATAGGTAAAATAAAAATGGCAACCGATATTAGCGAGGTGAAGGAAATCCTGCGTCCGAAGAAAATCAATTTTGATGAGAAGTTACCGAAGAATCTTGCAGGATTTTGTGAATTTCGCGGGAAAAGATTATACATCTTTGACCTACCAATATTTTTGGATATTGAACAAGGGAAAGAATTTGAAGTCATTATCTCCGAAATCAATAATGCACTCATAGGGTTTAAGGTTGAAAAAGTATACGGAATTGTTACCACCAACGAGATATTTCCTTATCCGGAAATCACACAAGCAAAGGATTATTTAATTGGAATAATAAAAAAAGATGAAGAGATTATCCAGTTGCTATCTTTTTCAAAAATTATATCAGGCTCACGCCTGAAAGCAATTCAAAAATATCTGTGAAGATAGGTTTTGTTCAATTCAGCCCCGACTTTGGTAACAAAGAAAAAAATTTTGAAAAGGTAGATAATCTTTTAAGCAATGTTACTGCTGACCTAATTGTTTTGCCCGAGTTATTTAATACCGGCTATCTTTTCTTAAATAAAGAAGAACTGGTAGAAATGGCAGAGCCGAAAAAAGATGCTGAGACCTATGATTTTATTTTGGATCTATGTAAAAAGAAAAATTGTGCAATCGCTTACGGATTTGCGGAAAAGGATAATGACAATATATATAACTCGGCAATCCTACTCTCTTCTGAAGGAATTATTGGACATTATCGTAAGACCCACCTCTTTTTTGAAGAATGGTTCATATTTACACCTGGCAATCTTCCCTATCAGGTCTTTGAATACAAAGGAGTAAAGATTGGAATTTTGATTTGCTTTGATTATATTTATCCTGAGGCAATGAGAACCCTTGCATTGAAAGGTGCCCAGATTGTTGTCCTTCCAGCAAATCTTGTCTTACATTTCTGCCCCGATGCCATGGTCACAAGATCAGTAGAAAACCGCATTTTCACGATACTTGCTGATAGAACTGGGGTTGAAGACCGTGGAACAAAAAAACTTAAATTTATTGGCAGGAGTCAAATCGTCGCGCCAAACGGTGAGATCTTAATAAGAGTTGGTGATGAAGAATGTGTGAAAGTAGTAGAGATTGATCCTCTAATTGCCCTCGATAAAAAAGTAACACCGCATAATGATATTTTCAAGCAGCGGCGTGAAGACTTATATTTCCTTTGATAATATCTATCTTGCAAAAAATATTTAATTGAGTATAATAGCGTATGAGTGGTATTGTTGGTTTAATTTCAAGAAAAGATTGCAAAGAAAATCTCTTTTATGCAACAGATTATCATTCGCACCTTGGCACCGAATATGGTGGAATTGCAATTTATGATGGCAAAAAAATAACGAAAAAAATTCACAGCATTGCCAAGGCTCAATTCAAATCAAGATTTTATGAAGATATTGACTTTATGCAAATGCATGGGAATGCGGGCTTGGGCGTTATAAGCGATCGCGATACACAACCATTGATTATGAGATTAAAATTTGGTGAGTATGCAATATGTGGCACCGGCTACATTGATAACCAAAATGAAATTGCCAGAAAGTTAATTCAGGAAGGAATTGTTTTAACAGAAGTTTATGACGATCGGGTAAATCAGATTGAACTTGTCGCCCATCTCATAAATAAAGGCAAAGAGCTGATTGATGGTATTGTGTATATGTTCAGTCAAATTGAAGGTTCAATGTCCCTTTTACTTTTAGGAAAAGAAGGAATCTATGCGGTGCGCGATAAATACGGAAGGACTCCCTTAATTCTGGCAACCCGTAATAGTGATAAAATTGTAGTTTCGGAAACCTGTTCTTATAAGAATTTAGGTTTCAAGACCGAAAAATTTTTAGGACCGGGTGAAATACTTTTATTAACCGAAACTAACATAAAACAAATTAAAAAACCCACCAATGATTTGAGATTGTGCACATTCTTATTTGTCTATACAGGATTCCCGGCATCTGAATATGAAGACAAAAATGTTGAGGAATTCAGAGAGGAATCGGGCAGATTAATGGCGCGGAAGGACAATGTAAATGTTGATATGGTCGCCGGAATTGCTGACTCAGGAACTGCTTATGCCCATGGTTATTCCTACGAATCAGGAGTGCCCGTTAGAATCCCCCTTTTGAAATACACACCGGGATGGGCAAGAAGTTATGTCCCACCTTCTCAGGAAATAAGAAATTTGGTGGCACTTATGAAACAAATCACGGTGGAATCCTTAATTAAAAATAAAAAAATCGCAATAACCGAGGACTCTATCGTAAGAGGAACACAATTAAAAAATTACCTGCTGGTTAAGTTATGGAACGCCGGCGCAAAAGAGATACATGTAAGACCGGCTTGTCCCGCTTTGATGTTCCCCTGCAAATTTCTCTTTTCAACCAGAACACTTGACGAACTCTTTGCCCGAAGAGTTTTAAAACAAATGTTTGGACACCATCCAAAGGACATCACACCCTACCTTGACACAGATTCAAAAGAATATAAAAAAATGCTCAAACAGATGGAAAAAGAACTGAATATAACATCGCTGAGATATCAAAGATTAGAAGATATGATTTTGGCAACCGGATTATCAAAGAAACAACTCTGCACATATTGTTGGACTGGTAAAGAAATCATTTAGTAGTAAAAATGGGAAACAAAAAGTTCAGAATAATTGATTTAAGAAGTGATACAGTCACACTACCGACAGAGAAAATGCGAAAGGCAATATTCGAAGCCGAATTAGGTGATGA includes:
- a CDS encoding methyl-accepting chemotaxis protein → MKINKNLFPFLGFLIQAFIFLPVARKLMLVQGNYTVYLIIIAINLFYNLFFGFKHSAKRIFQFFFFTTLLGFIISGLLYHHYSDTLLSLSVYGLIAALFAGIIQYHLKKLLFEKEESSYHFGLEIILSFFAPSAYMLSLFSPLSLIQSIQLFAILLIVSILVGFIITISLNTILNQFKRKIFEKSDNVEHLNCIPLLKQIYYTCNEFFTRTGSSLEEIESLSKEIRSSAEDLSSASEEMNASLEEVSSTVQHIAKGAQDQSEAITSIAHSIEELDNLTTSISSQVKMANVSSRRTTESAKKGMEFTVQQAKILKDIFEQTKLTEEKMAKLRDQATEIKKIVDIIQGITEQTDLLALNAAIEAARVGEQGKGFAVVADEIRNLANETQRSSTTVENLINEINRTTEELNNLLNLERGKIDEANISASQTEEEFTGIVKAVNLVTDMIGRINDAAANQLTHTKELVKKVEQVAQVAADTAAATEEVSAAVEQQTASMEQFTSTAQILSQVVSKLNEIINQLKK
- a CDS encoding chemotaxis protein CheW, coding for MNYYLYYQIGKIKMATDISEVKEILRPKKINFDEKLPKNLAGFCEFRGKRLYIFDLPIFLDIEQGKEFEVIISEINNALIGFKVEKVYGIVTTNEIFPYPEITQAKDYLIGIIKKDEEIIQLLSFSKIISGSRLKAIQKYL
- a CDS encoding nitrilase-related carbon-nitrogen hydrolase, giving the protein MKIGFVQFSPDFGNKEKNFEKVDNLLSNVTADLIVLPELFNTGYLFLNKEELVEMAEPKKDAETYDFILDLCKKKNCAIAYGFAEKDNDNIYNSAILLSSEGIIGHYRKTHLFFEEWFIFTPGNLPYQVFEYKGVKIGILICFDYIYPEAMRTLALKGAQIVVLPANLVLHFCPDAMVTRSVENRIFTILADRTGVEDRGTKKLKFIGRSQIVAPNGEILIRVGDEECVKVVEIDPLIALDKKVTPHNDIFKQRREDLYFL
- a CDS encoding amidophosphoribosyltransferase codes for the protein MSGIVGLISRKDCKENLFYATDYHSHLGTEYGGIAIYDGKKITKKIHSIAKAQFKSRFYEDIDFMQMHGNAGLGVISDRDTQPLIMRLKFGEYAICGTGYIDNQNEIARKLIQEGIVLTEVYDDRVNQIELVAHLINKGKELIDGIVYMFSQIEGSMSLLLLGKEGIYAVRDKYGRTPLILATRNSDKIVVSETCSYKNLGFKTEKFLGPGEILLLTETNIKQIKKPTNDLRLCTFLFVYTGFPASEYEDKNVEEFREESGRLMARKDNVNVDMVAGIADSGTAYAHGYSYESGVPVRIPLLKYTPGWARSYVPPSQEIRNLVALMKQITVESLIKNKKIAITEDSIVRGTQLKNYLLVKLWNAGAKEIHVRPACPALMFPCKFLFSTRTLDELFARRVLKQMFGHHPKDITPYLDTDSKEYKKMLKQMEKELNITSLRYQRLEDMILATGLSKKQLCTYCWTGKEII